In Kordia antarctica, the following proteins share a genomic window:
- a CDS encoding lipopolysaccharide biosynthesis protein, with protein sequence MRRLITIGMNTIRGFASPAFNFLIVVFGVKIFGKADWASLINVMLWVFFATFMFGWGNRDYLLRKYSQEPGKMYHAFFSNFLSRSLLLPFALLLLLFFPFEIAFWAILLVVLTFTYSSLSTLVVYHQKFSAQLLAEIIAFAIIFGSIFYVETFNLETFLKIYTIAISIKLVTLSLQLNFWKERFSATISIQEFKAGLPFFILGLSSWLISKTDIYVVDFYLEKSQLAEYQLLITAFLMLQALAAYITIPFTKHVYRVSEEVVQKIKYKLYAVSIPLTIFGGFSIWYIMEYFVKLGFSYEYYIVGGLIALPCYFYTLNIMELMKNHKERTIIYISFFGFFVNISLIFLLIETYEILGILVSVCITQWIVLLVYKVYRRFS encoded by the coding sequence ATGCGTAGATTGATCACTATCGGAATGAACACAATTCGCGGATTTGCTAGTCCTGCATTTAATTTTCTGATTGTGGTTTTCGGTGTAAAAATCTTTGGAAAAGCTGATTGGGCGAGTTTAATCAACGTCATGTTATGGGTTTTCTTCGCAACATTTATGTTCGGTTGGGGAAATAGAGATTACTTACTCCGAAAATACAGTCAAGAACCCGGAAAAATGTATCATGCATTTTTTAGCAACTTTTTGTCAAGAAGTTTACTGTTACCTTTTGCACTTTTATTATTGTTGTTTTTTCCTTTTGAAATTGCCTTTTGGGCGATTTTACTCGTAGTATTAACATTTACATATTCGTCATTAAGCACATTAGTTGTATATCATCAAAAATTTAGTGCGCAATTATTGGCAGAAATTATAGCATTTGCAATCATTTTTGGAAGTATTTTTTACGTGGAAACGTTCAATTTAGAAACGTTTTTAAAAATCTACACCATTGCAATTTCTATTAAATTAGTAACCTTAAGTTTGCAACTAAATTTCTGGAAAGAACGATTTTCTGCAACGATTTCCATACAAGAGTTTAAAGCTGGATTGCCTTTTTTCATTCTCGGATTGAGCAGTTGGCTGATTTCAAAAACGGATATTTATGTGGTAGATTTTTACTTAGAAAAATCGCAATTAGCAGAATACCAATTACTAATCACAGCATTTTTAATGTTACAAGCATTGGCGGCTTATATTACAATTCCGTTTACAAAACATGTGTATCGTGTGTCGGAAGAAGTTGTACAAAAGATCAAATATAAATTGTATGCAGTTTCAATTCCGTTGACTATTTTTGGCGGATTTTCCATTTGGTACATCATGGAATATTTTGTAAAATTAGGTTTTTCGTATGAATATTATATAGTTGGCGGATTGATTGCGTTGCCTTGTTATTTCTACACATTGAATATTATGGAACTCATGAAAAACCATAAAGAACGCACCATTATTTACATTAGTTTCTTTGGCTTTTTTGTAAATATTAGCTTGATTTTCCTCCTGATTGAAACCTACGAAATTTTAGGTATTTTAGTAAGTGTTTGCATTACGCAATGGATTGTGTTGTTGGTTTATAAAGTATATAGGAGGTTTTCGTAA
- a CDS encoding FkbM family methyltransferase has protein sequence MKIQLKNHTFQIDPGQNKLHWKHINSGDWEPNTFAIFDKFINEKSTVLDIGSWSGVLTLYAAKTAKEVHALDPDPVCFSELETNISLNPAIAEKIKTYKTAISNTKKTVRLSAREAYGASSSSILERKRDTENSLELETISLFDFLEKEQIKQVDFIKMDVEGAEFKILPTIGKALEKLKYPTLFVSFHYSFLNEQLYHKNIPSVFLNKLLIRLENTFGFSLFKKKIRKEIANLYDDVKAYTYIYKTNGTQISFEDLQRKPELIKETDLVFTNVEWNTSAPLRVTEK, from the coding sequence ATGAAAATTCAACTCAAAAATCACACATTTCAGATAGATCCTGGTCAAAATAAATTGCATTGGAAGCACATTAATTCTGGCGATTGGGAACCAAATACGTTTGCAATTTTTGACAAATTCATCAATGAAAAATCTACCGTTTTAGATATTGGCTCTTGGAGTGGCGTTTTAACTTTGTATGCTGCAAAAACTGCCAAAGAAGTGCATGCGCTCGATCCTGATCCTGTGTGTTTTAGTGAATTGGAAACGAATATTTCTTTAAATCCGGCTATAGCCGAAAAAATAAAAACGTACAAAACCGCTATTTCAAATACGAAAAAAACTGTTCGTTTGTCTGCACGTGAAGCTTATGGAGCTTCTTCAAGTAGTATTTTAGAACGAAAACGCGACACCGAAAACTCGTTGGAATTAGAAACGATTTCTTTGTTTGATTTTTTAGAAAAGGAGCAAATTAAACAAGTAGATTTCATTAAAATGGACGTTGAAGGTGCCGAATTTAAAATTTTACCAACTATTGGAAAAGCGCTAGAAAAGTTAAAATATCCAACCTTATTTGTATCGTTTCATTATAGTTTTTTAAACGAACAATTATATCACAAAAACATTCCATCTGTATTTTTGAATAAGCTTTTGATACGACTCGAAAACACGTTTGGGTTTTCATTATTTAAAAAGAAAATTCGAAAGGAAATCGCAAATTTGTATGACGATGTAAAAGCATATACATACATTTATAAAACCAACGGCACACAGATTTCGTTTGAAGATTTACAGCGCAAACCAGAATTGATTAAAGAAACAGATTTGGTGTTTACGAATGTGGAGTGGAACACTTCCGCTCCGCTCCGTGTAACGGAAAAATAA
- a CDS encoding glycosyltransferase family 4 protein: MKTTNQHIVFLTPGFAESESDSTTIPALQVFLKSLRKALPKAKLTLLTFQFPFTKKKYDWHGIEVIPLNGQNKKLKKLWTWKKASKTLEKLHKKKNIDTIHSFWIGECSRIGERFSQKHNINHVVTVMGQDASIENSYAKNLINSNAKMVTLSENHQAELLKTYNLDSTIIPWYLDVAEFPKLQENTIDILGVGSLNTIKNYSDFIEIISAIAKTYKNLNVVIIGDGTLKTEIETEIEKEGLQNTITLLGKLPRTEVLEKMAQANILLHTSFYESFGFVFLEGLYSGMQLVSYDVGLAKTSENWNVGNSKTELIEACKTLLSTEIKTKNRIELSSEKQSINAYLNLYYA; this comes from the coding sequence ATGAAAACAACGAATCAACATATCGTATTTTTAACACCAGGTTTTGCGGAATCTGAAAGTGATTCTACCACAATTCCTGCATTACAAGTTTTTTTAAAATCATTGCGAAAAGCGTTGCCAAAAGCGAAATTAACGTTGCTTACATTTCAGTTTCCATTTACGAAAAAGAAATACGATTGGCACGGAATTGAAGTCATTCCGCTAAACGGACAAAACAAAAAGTTAAAGAAATTGTGGACTTGGAAAAAAGCATCTAAAACACTTGAAAAATTACACAAAAAGAAAAATATTGATACAATTCATAGTTTTTGGATTGGCGAATGTTCACGAATTGGAGAACGTTTTTCACAAAAACATAACATAAATCATGTCGTAACTGTTATGGGACAAGATGCTTCGATTGAGAATTCGTATGCGAAAAATTTGATCAATTCAAATGCAAAAATGGTGACGCTTTCTGAGAATCATCAAGCAGAATTATTAAAAACTTATAATTTAGATTCAACTATTATTCCGTGGTATTTGGATGTTGCTGAATTTCCAAAATTACAAGAAAATACAATTGATATTTTAGGAGTTGGCTCATTGAATACAATCAAAAATTATTCAGATTTTATCGAAATTATTTCAGCCATAGCGAAAACATATAAAAACCTCAACGTTGTCATTATTGGCGATGGCACATTGAAAACTGAAATTGAAACTGAAATTGAAAAAGAAGGTTTGCAAAACACTATTACACTTTTGGGAAAACTACCAAGAACCGAAGTTTTAGAAAAAATGGCGCAAGCAAATATACTATTACACACAAGCTTTTACGAATCGTTTGGGTTTGTGTTTTTAGAAGGTTTATATTCAGGAATGCAACTTGTTTCGTATGATGTTGGACTCGCAAAAACATCAGAAAACTGGAACGTTGGCAACAGTAAAACCGAGTTAATTGAAGCTTGCAAAACACTTCTTTCGACAGAAATAAAAACTAAAAATCGCATTGAATTGAGTTCAGAAAAACAATCTATAAACGCATATCTAAATTTGTATTATGCGTAG
- a CDS encoding 2OG-Fe(II) oxygenase, translating into MIFDYSKWNTTLATDTEKYQKASPYSHIIFDDFLETAAAEKALNVFPKIKDKGWIHYVHVNEKKHGLNKLELIPEFIRDGIIKELNSPEFIQYLENLTGISNLLPDTTIEGGGIHQSENGGYLNIHADFTVHPHKKTWRRRVNVLVYLNKDWETSFGGDLELWEKDMSKCAVKIEPIFNRIVIFNTDEDSYHGFPDPMQCPDNVTRKSIALYYFTEEKSGSFKRRATNYRARPNDGFKAVFIWLDKKMIAIYTWLKGTLGINDDFVSKVLNFFQKKK; encoded by the coding sequence ATGATTTTTGATTATTCAAAGTGGAATACAACCTTAGCAACGGATACAGAAAAGTATCAAAAAGCTTCGCCGTATTCGCATATTATTTTTGATGATTTTTTAGAAACGGCTGCTGCCGAAAAAGCATTGAACGTATTTCCGAAAATCAAAGATAAAGGTTGGATTCATTATGTACATGTGAATGAAAAAAAACATGGACTGAATAAACTAGAGTTGATTCCCGAATTTATTCGTGACGGAATTATCAAAGAATTAAATTCGCCCGAATTCATTCAATATCTTGAAAACCTTACGGGAATTTCTAATTTATTACCTGATACAACCATTGAAGGCGGCGGAATTCATCAAAGTGAAAATGGCGGATATTTGAATATTCATGCAGATTTTACCGTACATCCACACAAAAAAACGTGGCGACGTCGCGTAAATGTTTTAGTGTATCTCAACAAAGATTGGGAAACTTCTTTTGGTGGCGATTTGGAATTGTGGGAAAAAGACATGTCGAAATGTGCTGTAAAAATTGAACCGATTTTCAACAGAATCGTCATTTTCAATACAGATGAAGATTCGTATCACGGTTTTCCTGATCCGATGCAATGTCCAGATAATGTGACGCGAAAATCGATTGCATTATATTACTTTACGGAAGAAAAATCGGGTTCATTCAAACGAAGAGCTACCAATTATCGTGCGCGTCCAAATGATGGTTTCAAAGCTGTTTTTATTTGGCTTGATAAAAAAATGATCGCAATCTACACGTGGCTCAAAGGAACTTTAGGAATCAATGACGATTTTGTGAGTAAAGTGTTGAATTTTTTTCAAAAAAAGAAATAA
- a CDS encoding DnaJ C-terminal domain-containing protein: MAFIDYYKILGISKTASEKEIKTAYRKLARKYHPDLNPDNKESELKFKEINEANEVLSHAENRKKYDKYGENWKHGEEYEKAQQQHKRQSRQQSSAQDFSNEEYSDFFESMFGGGRSSYSQANRTKFKGQDYNAELHLNLKDVYTSQKQVLTVNDKKIRLTIPAGVENGQVIKIKGKGGLGVNGGPNGDLFIKFIIENHTEFKREGNNLYQNVELDLYTSILGGELTVATFNGKVKLKIKPETKNESKVKLKGKGFPKYKKEGVFGDLIITYHIKIPTDLSEREIELFKELQKIKAK, from the coding sequence ATGGCATTTATAGATTATTATAAAATTCTGGGCATTTCAAAAACCGCATCTGAAAAGGAAATTAAAACTGCCTATCGCAAACTTGCTCGAAAATATCATCCTGATTTGAATCCAGATAATAAGGAATCTGAGCTAAAGTTTAAAGAAATAAACGAGGCAAACGAAGTGTTAAGTCACGCTGAAAACCGTAAGAAATATGATAAATACGGAGAAAATTGGAAACATGGCGAAGAATATGAAAAAGCCCAACAGCAACACAAACGGCAATCTCGACAGCAATCAAGTGCGCAAGATTTTTCGAATGAAGAATATTCAGATTTTTTTGAATCTATGTTTGGAGGCGGAAGATCATCTTACAGTCAAGCCAATAGAACAAAGTTTAAAGGACAAGATTATAATGCGGAATTACACCTGAATTTAAAAGATGTTTATACGTCTCAAAAACAAGTTTTGACTGTCAACGACAAAAAAATAAGGCTTACAATTCCCGCAGGAGTTGAAAACGGACAAGTGATAAAGATTAAAGGAAAAGGCGGATTAGGAGTTAATGGCGGTCCAAATGGCGATTTGTTTATCAAATTTATAATCGAAAATCACACAGAATTCAAACGCGAAGGCAATAATTTATATCAGAATGTTGAGCTGGATTTATACACTTCTATTTTGGGTGGCGAACTAACCGTAGCTACTTTTAACGGAAAGGTTAAACTTAAAATAAAGCCTGAAACGAAAAATGAATCGAAAGTAAAATTGAAAGGAAAAGGATTTCCTAAGTATAAAAAAGAAGGCGTATTTGGCGATTTAATTATTACGTATCATATAAAAATACCAACAGATTTAAGTGAAAGAGAAATAGAGTTATTCAAAGAACTTCAAAAAATAAAAGCCAAATGA